Genomic segment of Rhodococcus rhodochrous:
TCGGTGAGGACCGCTTCTCGCACATCTCCACCGGTGGTGGCGCCTCCCTCGAGTACCTCGAGGGCAAGGAACTGCCCGGCATCGCAGTTCTGGAGGGCTGACGGTCATGGCACGGACACCGCTCATCGCGGGCAACTGGAAGATGAACCTCAACCACCTCGAGGCCATCGCCCTGGTGCAGAAGATCGCGTTCACCCTTCCCGAGAAGTACCTCGAGAAGGTCGACGTGACGGTCATCCCGCCGTTCACCGACATCCGCTCGGTGCAGACCCTCGTCGAGGGCGACAGGCTCGGCATCACCTACGGAGCCCAGGACCTGTCGGTCCACGACTCCGGCGCCTACACCGGTGAGATCTCCGGCGCGATGCTCGCGAAGCTCGGCTGCACCTACGTGGTGGTCGGGCACTCGGAGCGTCGCACCCTGCACGGTGAGACCGACGAGATCGTCCGCGACAAGACCAAGGCCGCGCTGCGGCACGGTCTCACGCCGATCGTGTGCATCGGCGAAGGACTCGACGTCCGCGAAGCCGGCAACCACGTCGAGTACAACGTCGAGCAGTTGAAGAACTCGCTCGCCGGCCTGTCCGCCGAGGAGATCGCTAAGATCGTCGTCGCGTACGAGCCGGTCTGGGCCATCGGCACGGGCAAGGTCGCCTCGGCGGCCGACGCGCAGGAGGTGTGCGCGGCGGTGCGCAACACCCTCGCCGAGCTGGCCTCGCCCGAGGTCGCGGCGTCGGTCCGCGTCCTGTACGGCGGATCGGTCAACGCCAAGAACGTCGGTGAGCTCATCGCTCAGACCGACGTCGACGGCGGCCTCGTGGGAGGCGCCTCCCTCAAGGCCGACGAATTCGCCCAGCTGTCGGCGATCGCCGCAGGCGGTCCGCTCCTCTAGAGCGACCGGCATCACGGTGGGGTGCAGGATCTCGACGAGATCCTGCACCCCACCCGCGTTTCGCCTCACCGCGGTGTTGCTGGCCCGACCCGCGCAGCCACGACGACCGTCCCCGGCACACCCGCAGCATCCCCGTATGACGAGCGGGTAAGCTGACGCCGACGTCGCCCACCATCCGAAGGACATCGAACACCGACATGGAACTGTTCCTGGACATCCTCCTGATCGTCACGAGCCTGTTGCTCATCCTGCTGGTGCTGCTGCACCGCGGTAAGGGCGGTGGTCTGTCCAGCCTGTTCGGTGGCGGAGTCCAGTCCAATCTCTCGGGCTCGACCGTGGCAGAGAAGAACCTCGACCGTCTCACCGTCTTCACCGGCATCATCTGGGTGATCTCGATCCTCGGCATCGGACTGCAGATCAAGTTCAGCTGATCCCCGCGGGTGCACGGCCGCTGCCGCGGTCGCGCCCCGGCCGCCAGGCACAGATACTGGCTGTATGACGGACACTGTGCCTGCCTCTGCGACCGAACCACTCCGCGAGGACATCCGCCTGCTCGGCGGCATCCTCGGCAACGTCATCCGTGAGCAGGCGGGACCCGAGACCTTCGACCTGGTCGAATCCGCTCGGGTG
This window contains:
- the tpiA gene encoding triose-phosphate isomerase; translated protein: MARTPLIAGNWKMNLNHLEAIALVQKIAFTLPEKYLEKVDVTVIPPFTDIRSVQTLVEGDRLGITYGAQDLSVHDSGAYTGEISGAMLAKLGCTYVVVGHSERRTLHGETDEIVRDKTKAALRHGLTPIVCIGEGLDVREAGNHVEYNVEQLKNSLAGLSAEEIAKIVVAYEPVWAIGTGKVASAADAQEVCAAVRNTLAELASPEVAASVRVLYGGSVNAKNVGELIAQTDVDGGLVGGASLKADEFAQLSAIAAGGPLL
- the secG gene encoding preprotein translocase subunit SecG; its protein translation is MELFLDILLIVTSLLLILLVLLHRGKGGGLSSLFGGGVQSNLSGSTVAEKNLDRLTVFTGIIWVISILGIGLQIKFS